One genomic window of Motacilla alba alba isolate MOTALB_02 chromosome 1, Motacilla_alba_V1.0_pri, whole genome shotgun sequence includes the following:
- the TENT5C gene encoding terminal nucleotidyltransferase 5C produces MSYRRRLLLQGNAPRRDQGEVSLEKNSPKMAGKGSSRADSMSCSVLNWEQVSRLHEVLTEVVPIHGRGNFPTLKITLKDIVQTVRSRLSEAGIVVHDVRLNGSAAGHVLVKDNGLGCKDLDLIFQVSLPSEAEFQLVRDVVLRSLLNFLPEGVSKLKISPVTLKEAYIQKLVKVYTDTDRWSLISLSNKHGKNVELKFVDCIRRQFEFSVDSFQIILDSLLFYYDYSETPMSEHFHPTVIGESMYGDFEAAFDHLQNKLIATKNPEEIRGGGLLKYSNLLVRDFRPMDKDEIKTLERYMCSRFFIDFPDILDQQRKLETYLQNHFSKEERSKYDYLMILRRVVNESTVCLMGHERRQTLNLISLLALKVLAEQNVIPNATNVTCYYQPAPYVSDANFSNYYLASAPVLYSQSYPTWLPCN; encoded by the exons ATGTCTTATAGGAGAAGGTTGCTGCTGCAGGGTAACGCACCTCGTCGTGACCAAGGTGAAG TTTCTTTGGAGAAGAACAGCCCTAAGATGGCAGGCAAAGGAAGTAGCAGAGCAGACTCCATGTCCTGCAGTGTTCTGAACTGGGAGCAGGTCAGCCGTCTGCATGAGGTTCTTACAGAGGTGGTTCCCATCCATGGGCGGGGGAACTTCCCGACGCTGAAGATAACTCTGAAGGACATTGTTCAGACGGTTCGGAGCCGGCTGAGCGAAGCAGGCATTGTGGTCCACGATGTCCGTCTGAACGGTTCTGCAGCTGGTCACGTCCTGGTCAAGGATAATGGGCTGGGATGCAAAGACCTGGATCTCATTTTTCAAGTTTCTCTTCCAAGTGAGGCAGAGTTTCAGTTAGTTCGAGATGTGGTCTTGCGATCCCTCTTGAATTTCCTGCCGGAAGGAGTAAGCAAGCTGAAAATCAGTCCCGTAACACTGAAGGAAGCCTACATCCAGAAGCTGGTCAAAGTGTACACGGACACTGACCGTTGGAGCTTGATATCGCTTTCCAACAAGCATGGCAAAAACGTGGAGCTTAAGTTTGTAGACTGCATACGGCGGCAGTTTGAGTTCAGCGTGGACTCGTTCCAGATAATTCTGGACTCCCTGCTCTTTTACTATGACTACTCAGAAACACCCATGTCGGAGCACTTCCACCCAACTGTGATTGGGGAAAGCATGTATGGAGACTTTGAAGCAGCTTTTGATCACCTCCAGAACAAGCTGATTGCTACCAAAAATCCTGAAGAGATCCGAGGTGGTGGGCTGCTGAAGTATAGTAACCTCTTAGTACGAGACTTCAGGCCTATGGATAAGGACGAGATCAAAACGCTGGAGCGCTACATGTGCTCCCGATTCTTCATAGACTTCCCAGACATCCTGGATCAGCAGCGAAAGCTGGAGACCTACCTTCAGAACCACTTCTCCAAAGAAGAGAGGAGCAAGTACGACTACCTCATGATTCTGCGCAGGGTGGTGAATGAGAGCACCGTCTGCCTCATGGGGCATGAACGAAGGCAGACTCTCAATTTGATTTCTCTGCTGGCACTCAAGGTGCTGGCAGAACAGAACGTCATCCCTAATGCCACTAATGTGACCTGTTACTACCAGCCAGCACCTTATGTCAGCGATGCAAACTTCAGCAACTACTACCTGGCAAGCGCCCCTGTGCTGTACAGCCAGTCCTACCCCACTTGGTTGCCTTGCAATTGA